The genomic window CGGGGCAACGAAGGGAGTTTGTTTGTGCTGAGTAAGTATTAAAACCAGTATTAAAACTCCGCCACTATCCCGTCACCATCGAGATTCTGAGTCTATGCCTCGTCCAGCGCTCTATGCAGCGATTACTAGTCATGGTTTCGGACATGCTACCCGTACAGCAGCCGTTTTAGCGGAGGTGCAACGGCAGTGCCCAGATGTTCTGTTGGTGCTAACGACTAGTGCTCCTCGTTGGTTGCTAGAAGCCTATCTCCCAGGTCATTTCATTCTGCGTCCTCGCGATTTTGAACCGGGCGTGGTCCAAGCAGACAGCTTGACAATGGATCAGCCCGCAACGCTTGAGAAGTTGAAGGCATTCCAAGCCCGACAGCAGAGTTTTATTGCTGCAGAAGTGGATTTTATCCAGCGCAATCGCATTCAGTTGTTGTTGATGGATATGCCTCCTTCAGCGGTGGCAATTGCGCAGGCAGCTGGAGTACCCAGCTGGGCCGTGAGCAACTTTGGTTGGGATTTTGTCTACCAAGAGTGGGGGGGAGAGTTTGCCGAGATTGCCAACAGCATTCGCGAAACGTATCAACACTGCGACCGGCTGTTCCGCTTACCCTTTCATGAGCCGATGAGTGTTTTTCCAGTGATTGAAGACATTGGGCTAACGGGGGGCTGGCCCCGGCACTCGGCTGAAGAGGTGCGCTTACGATTTCGGCTGCCTGAGGACCGCCCAATTGCCTTGCTGACTTTTGGGGGGCTGGGTCTGGGGGAGATTCCCTACCAGAATGTACTTCGCCATCCAGATTGGTTTTTTGTGACCTTTGACCGGCGCTGCCCGACTGACCTGCCTAATCTAATGCAGATTCAGGACCGAACTACACGCCCAGTGGATGTGATGCCGCTGTGCAGCCGCGTTATTTCTAAGCCAGGCTATGGCACCCTCTCTGAGGCCTGTCGCGTTGGCGTGCCGGTTACCTGTCTGGAGCGTCAGGGCTTCGCTGAAGCTAAGGTTCTCCTAGAGGGCTTGCAGGACTACAGCGAGCACCAGATTATCCCGCCCGAGGAGTTTTACCAAGGCAATTGGGACTTCTTATACCAAAAGCCACTAGCACCCCGGAGCAGCGAACCCATAACCAAAAACGGCAACGAAACACTCGCTGCCGCTATTGTGGCTTATCTGACCAACCTCACCAATCAGTAGTTGCCCGTTAGGGAGTTAGGCCAAGACCAGTGCCTAGACCAAGCCCATCCAATCCAGCAGCCCTTGGCCGGTCACATACTCAATCACCAAGGCCAAGATGAAACCGATCATGGCGGCGCGTCCGTTTAGGCGCTCAGCATAATCGTTGAAACCGAATTTGGGGTCTTCAACATTGGGGGTTTGGCTCGGCTCTACCATGGTGGGCTACCTCGTTAGGGGAAGGAACAGAAAGACAGTTAGTACTTCTACATTAATAGCTTGCATTAGCATTTAGTATACTTCACAAAAGTTATTTCGTGTTGTTTCGAAAGTCAGTGGTTGTGGAGTTGGCTGAGGCGGTCAACAGCGAGACTAAACAGCTCCATATAGTGATCCCAGAGTTATATGAATTAGGATTAGAACTGCTGCGAAGCGTAATGATTTCCTTCGATTTCGCGCAATAGCGCGATGTTAAAGTGAGGAAAAATTAATCTAATCCAATATTTCGACGTAAGGGAGTTGGCACCTTGGAGACTCACAAAGAAAAAATACTGGTAGTGGATGACGAAGCCAGCATTCGCCGAATCCTGGAAACTCGCCTATCAATGATCGGCTACGACGTTGTAACCGCAGCCGACGGTGAAGAGGCGCTGGACATGTTTCGCAGCGAAATCCCTGACCTAGTCGTGTTGGATGTGATGATGCCCAAGCTAGATGGCTATGGGGTTTGTCAGGAACTACGCAAAGAGTCTGATGTGCCGATCATCATGCTGACTGCGCTGGGAGATGTCGCTGACCGGATCACAGGTCTAGAATTAGGGGCAGATGACTATGTTGTGAAGCCCTTTTCGCCTAAAGAGCTGGAAGCGCGCATTCGCTCCGTCTTGCGTCGGGTCGAGAAGACGGGCACTTCGGGCATTCCTAGCTCCGGGGTGATTTTTGTTGGCAACCTGCGCATTGATACCAATAAACGCCAAGTCTACAAAGGCGATGAGCGGATTCGGCTAACGGGTATGGAATTTAGCCTGTTAGAGCTGCTAGTGAGCCGTTCGGGTGAACCGTTCTCGCGTTCGGAAATTTTGCAGGAAGTTTGGGGCTACACGCCAGAGCGCCATGTAGACACGCGGGTGGTTGATGTTCATATCTCGCGGCTGCGGGCCAAGCTGGAAGATGATCCCAGCAATCCAGAGCTGATTCTGACCGCGCGGGGCACCGGCTATCTGTTCCAGCGGATCATTGAGCCGGTCGAGAACGAGTAGGGTTGGCGTTGTGCTCTCCCTTAGAGGCGAGACTAGCTAAGCTTGGCCTTGTTGCAGTAGGATCTGAGCACTGCGCCTATTTCAAATTGGCGCGAGCGCCCATAGCTCAGTGGATAGAGCAACCGCCTTCTAAGCGGTCGGTCGCACGTTCGAGCCGTGCTGGGCGCGTTTGAGTCGAGGTCAGGGCTTCTCCTGACCTCTTTGAAGTTGGGGATGCAGAAACCCACGAACTGGAGTCTGGGGCTAAACCAGTGAAACCCGCACGGGCAGGTTTGATTGTCCTTAGTCATAAAGACTAGCCTTGCTGATGCAGCCGCGCTTTTATTTAACAGACATGGCATTAGCTAGGAGCTGGATAAGAAGTGGGCCATCGCATTTCTATCTTTCCCAATTCGATGCCATCGAGGAAACAGCAATAGATGAGGGCAGATTGGCTCTCAATGGTCCCTTTGGCAAAAGCGATGAACGAGGCAGAGAAGATTAAACTCGTAAAAATTGAGGCTTCACAACGGGTTGATTGAGGCTTAATAAGCGATAAAGCTATGGTCGATCAAGGGTAGACTATCTTCTGCTAATTGAGTCGCGGTTAATGATCCTCATTCGCAGCGCTCTGGTATTTCTGGAGCAAGTGCAAGCCTGGAGTTTGGTGCCGCTATCAATTTCCCAACCTGAATGTTCCAACTCGCCACTCCACATGAAACGACCAGGAGTATTGGCCCCTCCCCTTTTCAGCTTCACAACAACGTGACTCCCCCAGTAAAACCTGTCAAGTAAGACTGGTTCCCTTCAGCAAGGTTGTCAAACGTCTTGCAAGTTACCTCTCACACTTTTTGCCATATTTGTCTCAATGGTTAGGGCTGACAAACCGTGTTTAGGCGCGTTTTAATTGACACAATAGAACCTTGTAAAGAAATATAGCTTTAGACGGAGTGTTCTAACTAAACTGTTTGACACATTAGTAACTGGGATAAGGGCTGACCTTGAGCACTGTTGGAGCTAATGCTGACATGAGCCGCCGCTCGGCCTGTTTGATTTACAACCCTGTTGCAGGGCAAGGCGATTCGGAGGCAGATCTCCAAAAGATTCGCGAATTGCTAGAACCAGAATTTGACCTTGACATTCGCTACACCACAGAAGAAACCGATGCCGATGAGCTGGCTCTAGCCGCAGTTCAGGAAGGGGTGGCAATGATTATTGCCTCCGGTGGTGATGGTACCTTATCAGCCGCCGCAACGGCTCTGGTCGGAACCAGCATTCCCTTTGGTGTCATTTCCCGGGGAACGGCTAACGCCTTTGCCAATGCCCTGGGCATTCCTGACACAATCGAAGAAGCTTGTGAAACCATCTTGACCGGCTCAGTTCGCGTAGTTGACGCAGCAACCTGTAATGGCAAGCCAATGGTGCTGTTAGCGGGAATTGGCTTTGAAGCTGAAGCAGTTGAGCGGGCAGACCGCGCCGCCAAAAACCGGTTTGGCATGCTGGCCTACGTCTTAGCTGGAGTGCAGCAGCTACGGCAACTGGAGATCTTTGAAGCGCAGATCGAAACTGACGACAAAGTAGTTACGGTGACTGCTGCCGCTGTGACCGTTGCCAATGCA from Leptolyngbya sp. FACHB-261 includes these protein-coding regions:
- a CDS encoding YegS/Rv2252/BmrU family lipid kinase, with translation MSRRSACLIYNPVAGQGDSEADLQKIRELLEPEFDLDIRYTTEETDADELALAAVQEGVAMIIASGGDGTLSAAATALVGTSIPFGVISRGTANAFANALGIPDTIEEACETILTGSVRVVDAATCNGKPMVLLAGIGFEAEAVERADRAAKNRFGMLAYVLAGVQQLRQLEIFEAQIETDDKVVTVTAAAVTVANAAPSTSILAQGPAAVVVDDGMLDITIVAPSTATGAIAAGFHLLQTALQGVAGERPDIGYLRSRSVKITTDPPQKIALDGEIVGTTPVDIQCIPGGLTILVPKPELEPEPTEKLEGLPNLQVKIK
- a CDS encoding chlorophyll a/b-binding protein produces the protein MVEPSQTPNVEDPKFGFNDYAERLNGRAAMIGFILALVIEYVTGQGLLDWMGLV
- a CDS encoding glycosyl transferase; translation: MPRPALYAAITSHGFGHATRTAAVLAEVQRQCPDVLLVLTTSAPRWLLEAYLPGHFILRPRDFEPGVVQADSLTMDQPATLEKLKAFQARQQSFIAAEVDFIQRNRIQLLLMDMPPSAVAIAQAAGVPSWAVSNFGWDFVYQEWGGEFAEIANSIRETYQHCDRLFRLPFHEPMSVFPVIEDIGLTGGWPRHSAEEVRLRFRLPEDRPIALLTFGGLGLGEIPYQNVLRHPDWFFVTFDRRCPTDLPNLMQIQDRTTRPVDVMPLCSRVISKPGYGTLSEACRVGVPVTCLERQGFAEAKVLLEGLQDYSEHQIIPPEEFYQGNWDFLYQKPLAPRSSEPITKNGNETLAAAIVAYLTNLTNQ
- the rpaB gene encoding response regulator transcription factor RpaB, producing the protein METHKEKILVVDDEASIRRILETRLSMIGYDVVTAADGEEALDMFRSEIPDLVVLDVMMPKLDGYGVCQELRKESDVPIIMLTALGDVADRITGLELGADDYVVKPFSPKELEARIRSVLRRVEKTGTSGIPSSGVIFVGNLRIDTNKRQVYKGDERIRLTGMEFSLLELLVSRSGEPFSRSEILQEVWGYTPERHVDTRVVDVHISRLRAKLEDDPSNPELILTARGTGYLFQRIIEPVENE